A DNA window from Oleomonas cavernae contains the following coding sequences:
- a CDS encoding type IV toxin-antitoxin system AbiEi family antitoxin domain-containing protein, translating into MDKHLSSLPQGRAQLVQVLVAAGDVIHIDDVAATLHLTRTSAAQRLSRWMEQGWLSRVGRGAYVAASIDTLGSERVLDDTWVLVPALFAPAYIGGRTAAEHWDLTEQIFKDVLVMTAQAVREKRQERHGVPFILKHVDERKIFGTKPVWRHQTRVAVSDVHRTMIDILDDPSLGGGIQHVSDCLNAYLRRPDRDDAKLIDYAIRFGNGAVFKRLGFLAERRLPGTDELVQLCQHRLSGGHAKLDPALACPRIVSKWRLRIPESWARENQP; encoded by the coding sequence ATGGACAAACATTTGTCTAGTTTACCGCAGGGGCGCGCCCAACTTGTCCAGGTGCTCGTTGCAGCTGGCGATGTGATCCATATCGACGACGTTGCTGCGACTCTGCATCTGACCCGTACGAGCGCCGCCCAACGCCTGTCACGATGGATGGAGCAAGGCTGGCTAAGCCGTGTCGGACGCGGCGCCTATGTGGCAGCCTCCATCGACACGCTAGGTTCCGAGCGCGTGCTTGATGATACGTGGGTACTGGTGCCGGCGCTCTTCGCGCCTGCTTACATCGGGGGCCGTACGGCCGCGGAGCATTGGGACCTCACCGAGCAGATTTTCAAAGACGTCTTGGTCATGACCGCGCAGGCCGTGCGGGAGAAGCGTCAGGAACGTCACGGCGTTCCATTCATCCTCAAGCACGTCGATGAACGGAAGATATTCGGCACCAAGCCGGTCTGGCGGCATCAAACCCGGGTTGCCGTTTCCGACGTTCACCGTACGATGATCGACATCCTCGACGATCCGTCTCTTGGCGGCGGCATTCAGCACGTTTCCGACTGTCTGAATGCCTATTTACGTCGACCTGATCGCGATGACGCGAAGCTTATCGATTACGCGATCCGTTTCGGTAATGGGGCCGTCTTTAAGCGCCTTGGTTTCCTCGCAGAGCGGCGCCTGCCAGGCACGGACGAACTCGTTCAGCTCTGCCAACACCGTCTGAGCGGAGGTCATGCCAAGCTGGACCCGGCACTCGCTTGTCCGCGCATCGTCTCGAAGTGGCGCCTGCGCATCCCTGAAAGCTGGGCGCGCGAGAACCAGCCATGA
- the argH gene encoding argininosuccinate lyase, whose translation MSDDQTTQTPNASNTMWGGRFERGPAEIMERINASIDFDRKLYAQDIQGSKAHAQMLVATGILTNEDGASIAAGLDRVKAEIEQGSFAFRKDREDIHLNIEARLAELIGPAAGRLHTARSRNDQVATDFRLWVRDAIDRLSALTMGLVAALLDKAATHAEVIMPGFTHLQVAQPITFGHHLMAYVAMLERDLGRLRDARVRLNECPLGAAALAGTSFPIDRHLTAKALGFDRPTANSLDSVSSRDFALEYLAAASILGVHLSRLAEELVIWTSAQFRFVTLTDAFTTGSSIMPQKRNPDAAELSRAKVGRIIGALNTLLIVMKGLPLAYAKDMQEDKEPTFDAADAIELVVAAMAGMVADLTPNDVALHAAAGSGFSTATDLADWLVRTLNLPFREAHHVTGRIVKLAETRGITLDALSLADMQGIEPRISADVFAVLSVENSVASRVSFGGTAPSGVKTQIAAARARLGL comes from the coding sequence ATGTCCGACGACCAGACGACCCAGACCCCGAACGCCTCCAACACCATGTGGGGCGGCCGCTTCGAGCGCGGCCCCGCGGAAATCATGGAGCGCATCAACGCCTCGATCGATTTCGACCGCAAGCTCTACGCCCAGGACATCCAGGGCTCGAAGGCCCACGCCCAGATGCTGGTGGCGACCGGCATCCTGACGAACGAGGACGGCGCATCAATTGCGGCCGGGCTCGACCGCGTCAAGGCCGAGATCGAGCAAGGCAGCTTCGCCTTTCGCAAGGATCGGGAAGACATCCACCTGAATATCGAGGCGCGCCTGGCCGAGCTGATCGGCCCCGCCGCCGGCCGGCTGCACACGGCACGCTCGCGCAACGACCAGGTGGCGACCGATTTCCGCCTGTGGGTGCGCGACGCGATCGACCGGCTCAGCGCCCTGACCATGGGCCTCGTCGCCGCCCTGCTGGACAAGGCCGCGACTCATGCCGAGGTGATCATGCCCGGCTTCACCCACCTGCAGGTCGCCCAGCCCATCACCTTCGGCCACCACCTGATGGCCTATGTCGCCATGCTGGAGCGTGACCTGGGCCGCCTGCGCGATGCACGGGTGCGCCTGAACGAGTGCCCGCTGGGCGCCGCCGCCCTGGCCGGCACCTCGTTTCCCATCGACCGCCACCTGACCGCCAAGGCCCTGGGCTTCGACCGGCCCACGGCCAATTCGCTCGATTCGGTCTCCTCGCGCGATTTCGCGCTCGAATACCTCGCCGCCGCCTCGATCCTGGGCGTCCACCTGTCGCGCCTGGCGGAGGAACTGGTGATCTGGACCAGCGCGCAGTTCCGCTTCGTGACCCTGACCGACGCCTTCACCACCGGCTCGTCGATCATGCCGCAGAAGCGCAACCCCGACGCGGCCGAGTTGTCGCGTGCCAAGGTCGGCCGCATCATCGGCGCCCTGAACACCCTGCTGATCGTCATGAAGGGCCTGCCGCTCGCCTATGCCAAGGACATGCAGGAAGACAAGGAGCCGACCTTCGACGCCGCCGACGCGATCGAGCTGGTGGTCGCCGCCATGGCCGGCATGGTCGCGGACCTGACCCCCAACGACGTCGCCCTGCACGCCGCCGCCGGCAGCGGCTTCTCGACCGCGACCGACCTGGCCGACTGGCTGGTGCGGACCTTGAACCTGCCCTTCCGCGAGGCCCACCACGTCACCGGCCGCATCGTCAAGCTGGCCGAGACCCGGGGCATCACGCTCGATGCCCTGAGCCTCGCCGACATGCAGGGGATCGAGCCGCGTATCTCGGCGGATGTATTCGCGGTATTGTCGGTCGAGAATTCGGTGGCCAGCCGGGTCAGCTTCGGCGGCACGGCGCCCAGCGGGGTCAAAACCCAGATCGCCGCCGCCCGCGCCCGCCTCGGCCTGTAA
- a CDS encoding TlpA disulfide reductase family protein, which produces MRLVPVVAMIVLVAAVAGAVAVWWPAGTSTRQAALPAGMPDFIAADPAKPAPATVFKDGAGADITLGALKGEILVVNLWATWCAPCIEELPSLAKLAEATRGQGIKVVAISVDRADQAVVRKFLDANQARGLEAFHDEGMALARDLGVKGLPTTVIIGADGTWRGSLVGPADWASPAALDFLRGFKAG; this is translated from the coding sequence ATGAGATTGGTGCCGGTAGTCGCGATGATCGTCTTGGTGGCGGCGGTGGCCGGGGCGGTCGCCGTCTGGTGGCCCGCCGGTACGAGCACCCGTCAGGCCGCCTTGCCGGCAGGAATGCCGGACTTTATCGCGGCCGACCCGGCGAAGCCAGCGCCAGCGACGGTGTTCAAGGATGGCGCCGGCGCCGACATCACCCTGGGCGCCCTCAAGGGCGAGATCCTGGTGGTCAACCTGTGGGCGACCTGGTGCGCGCCCTGCATCGAGGAACTGCCCTCCCTGGCCAAGCTGGCCGAGGCGACCCGGGGCCAGGGCATCAAGGTGGTGGCGATCTCCGTCGACCGGGCCGACCAGGCGGTGGTGCGCAAGTTCCTGGACGCCAACCAGGCCCGGGGCCTGGAAGCCTTCCACGACGAGGGCATGGCGCTGGCCCGCGATCTAGGGGTCAAGGGCCTGCCCACCACGGTGATCATCGGCGCCGACGGCACCTGGCGGGGCAGCCTGGTCGGCCCGGCCGACTGGGCCTCGCCCGCGGCGCTCGACTTCCTGCGCGGCTTCAAGGCCGGCTAG
- a CDS encoding alkaline phosphatase D family protein encodes MSDQDNRFIMTRRGLIARSALIGAGAIATAQPFRAFAASARPRFTHGLQTGDIVGDRAALWARADRPARLNVQWATTSDFASPTSLAPVDALPESDFTAQVIAQGLPAGQQIYWRAAWTNIDDVNAVSNPVIGRFRTAPEAARDVTFTWSGDTCGQGWGINPDIGGMTIYETMNRMSPDFFIHSGDTIYADGPILAEVALPDGSTWRNLTLEGKHKVAETLDEYRIAYKYNLMDDNLKAFNARVPMFAQWDDHETTNNWYPSEILTNTGSDTRYTVKRVALLASRAKRAFLDYMPMLPVTDAGQKRINRHIPYGPSLDVFFLDMRSFRGPNTANLQTEESADTAFLGDSQILWLKRQLLASKATWKVIAADMPIGLKVPDGAQWEAIANGEDGTAKGRELEIARVLAYIKEKDIKNVVWLTADVHYTAAHYYDPNKAQFQDFKPFWEFVSGPLNAGTFGPNALDATFGPEVKFVKAPPAGQVNLPPSAGYQFFGHVKIDGKTKAMTVTLMDTAGAKLWSTDLTPEA; translated from the coding sequence ATGTCGGACCAAGATAACCGCTTTATCATGACCAGGCGCGGCCTGATCGCGCGCAGCGCCCTGATCGGTGCCGGCGCCATCGCAACCGCCCAGCCCTTCCGTGCCTTCGCGGCATCGGCCCGGCCCCGCTTCACCCACGGCCTGCAGACCGGCGACATCGTCGGCGACCGCGCGGCCCTGTGGGCCCGGGCCGACCGTCCGGCCCGCCTGAACGTGCAATGGGCGACCACCAGCGACTTCGCCAGCCCGACCAGCCTCGCCCCCGTCGACGCCCTGCCCGAGAGCGACTTCACCGCCCAGGTGATCGCGCAGGGCCTGCCGGCCGGCCAGCAGATCTACTGGCGCGCCGCCTGGACCAACATCGACGATGTCAATGCCGTCTCCAACCCGGTGATCGGCCGCTTCCGCACGGCGCCGGAAGCCGCGCGTGACGTTACCTTCACCTGGTCGGGCGACACCTGCGGCCAGGGCTGGGGCATCAACCCCGACATCGGCGGCATGACGATCTACGAGACCATGAACCGCATGTCCCCGGACTTCTTCATCCATTCCGGCGACACCATCTATGCCGACGGCCCGATCCTGGCCGAAGTGGCGCTGCCCGACGGCTCCACCTGGCGGAACCTGACCCTGGAGGGCAAGCACAAGGTTGCCGAGACGCTCGACGAGTACCGCATCGCCTACAAGTACAATCTGATGGACGACAACCTGAAGGCCTTCAATGCCCGGGTGCCCATGTTCGCCCAGTGGGACGACCACGAGACCACCAACAACTGGTATCCCAGCGAGATCCTGACCAACACCGGCAGCGACACCCGCTACACGGTGAAGCGCGTCGCCCTGCTGGCGTCCCGTGCCAAGCGCGCCTTCCTCGACTACATGCCGATGCTGCCGGTGACCGACGCGGGCCAGAAGCGCATCAACCGCCACATCCCCTATGGCCCGTCGCTCGACGTGTTCTTCCTCGACATGCGCTCGTTCCGCGGCCCCAACACCGCGAACCTGCAAACGGAAGAAAGCGCCGACACCGCCTTCCTGGGCGACTCGCAGATCCTGTGGCTGAAGCGCCAGCTCCTGGCCTCCAAGGCGACCTGGAAGGTCATCGCCGCCGACATGCCGATCGGCCTGAAGGTGCCCGACGGCGCCCAGTGGGAAGCGATCGCCAACGGCGAGGACGGCACCGCCAAGGGCCGCGAGCTGGAGATCGCCCGCGTCCTCGCCTACATCAAGGAGAAGGACATCAAGAACGTGGTCTGGCTGACCGCCGACGTCCACTACACCGCGGCCCACTACTACGACCCCAACAAGGCGCAGTTCCAGGACTTCAAGCCGTTCTGGGAATTCGTCTCGGGCCCGCTCAACGCCGGCACCTTCGGCCCCAACGCGCTGGACGCGACCTTCGGCCCGGAAGTGAAGTTCGTGAAAGCGCCGCCCGCGGGCCAGGTGAACCTGCCGCCGTCGGCCGGCTATCAGTTCTTCGGCCATGTGAAGATCGACGGCAAGACCAAGGCCATGACCGTGACCCTGATGGACACCGCCGGCGCCAAGCTGTGGTCGACCGACCTGACGCCCGAAGCCTGA
- the lysA gene encoding diaminopimelate decarboxylase, with product MNHFEYRDGRLHAEGVSLEAIAAQVGTPFYCYSTATLERHYRVFADAFAGQKALVCYALKANSNQAVIATLARLGAGADVVSGGELKRALAAGVPPARVVFSGVGKTAEEMAAGVEAGIHQFNVESEPELELLSTVAAAKGAVAPITIRVNPDVDAKTHAKISTGKAENKFGIAWERVRSVYARAAALPGVKVVGVDVHIGSQLTALEPFEAAFRKVAELVTALRGDGHKIERLDLGGGLGIPYEENRLVPPEPTNYADIVKRTTGHLGCAIILEPGRLLVGNAGVLVAKVLYVKKATAKTFVIVDAAMNDLIRPTLYEAYHGVLPVVAADPDAVTTQVDVVGPVCETGDFLALDRPMAPVKAGDLVTLLSAGAYGAVMASTYNTRALIPEVLVKDDRFAVVRERVPAERIIALDHLPGWLTPADSGA from the coding sequence ATGAATCACTTCGAGTATCGCGACGGCCGCCTCCACGCCGAGGGCGTATCGCTGGAGGCGATCGCGGCCCAAGTCGGCACGCCGTTCTACTGCTATTCGACCGCCACGCTGGAGCGGCACTACCGGGTCTTCGCCGATGCCTTCGCCGGCCAGAAGGCCCTGGTCTGCTATGCCCTGAAGGCCAATTCCAACCAGGCGGTGATCGCCACCCTGGCCCGCCTGGGCGCCGGGGCCGACGTGGTTTCCGGCGGCGAGCTGAAGCGGGCGCTTGCCGCCGGCGTGCCGCCCGCCCGCGTGGTCTTCTCCGGCGTCGGCAAGACGGCCGAGGAGATGGCCGCGGGCGTAGAGGCCGGCATCCACCAGTTCAATGTCGAGAGCGAGCCGGAACTGGAACTGCTCTCGACCGTGGCCGCGGCCAAGGGCGCGGTCGCCCCCATCACCATCCGCGTGAACCCGGACGTGGATGCCAAGACCCATGCCAAGATTTCCACCGGCAAGGCGGAAAACAAGTTCGGCATCGCCTGGGAGCGGGTGCGTTCCGTCTATGCCCGCGCCGCCGCCCTGCCCGGCGTGAAGGTGGTGGGCGTCGATGTCCATATCGGCAGCCAGTTGACCGCGCTGGAACCCTTCGAGGCGGCGTTCAGGAAGGTTGCCGAACTGGTCACCGCGCTGCGCGGTGACGGCCACAAGATCGAGCGCCTGGATTTAGGGGGAGGCCTTGGCATTCCCTATGAGGAGAATCGCCTGGTCCCGCCCGAGCCGACCAATTACGCCGATATCGTCAAGCGGACGACAGGGCACCTGGGTTGCGCTATCATCCTGGAGCCGGGGCGCCTGCTGGTCGGCAATGCCGGCGTGCTCGTAGCCAAGGTGCTTTATGTCAAGAAGGCCACCGCCAAGACCTTCGTGATCGTGGATGCGGCGATGAACGACCTGATCCGACCCACCCTGTACGAGGCCTATCACGGCGTCCTGCCCGTGGTCGCGGCCGACCCGGATGCCGTCACCACCCAGGTCGACGTGGTCGGCCCGGTGTGCGAGACCGGCGATTTCCTGGCGCTGGACCGGCCGATGGCGCCGGTCAAGGCGGGCGACCTGGTCACCCTGCTCTCGGCCGGGGCCTACGGCGCCGTCATGGCCTCGACCTACAATACCCGCGCGCTGATCCCCGAAGTGCTGGTGAAGGACGACCGCTTTGCCGTGGTGCGCGAGCGTGTCCCGGCGGAGCGGATCATCGCGCTCGACCACCTGCCCGGCTGGCTGACGCCGGCCGACAGCGGGGCCTGA
- a CDS encoding HPP family protein, translating to MRFPERFNPRHLPRRIARFRVIIVRRASWKFALVASIGAMIAILGAVAIGEWSGHPLLLATFGPTGVLIFGFPQVPFAQPRNVLGGYLIAGLCGLAVCALLGSGPWAPIPAVGLAMFLMMLSQTVHPPAAGLPIVIAMTDPGWAFLGFPVMAGALLMVLAGLLFNRLGRQAERQERSTRRGRRARAAAKAPLRPPP from the coding sequence ATGCGGTTCCCGGAGCGCTTCAATCCCCGACACCTGCCCAGGCGGATCGCCCGGTTCCGCGTCATCATCGTCCGGCGGGCGAGCTGGAAGTTCGCCCTGGTCGCCTCGATCGGGGCGATGATCGCGATTCTGGGTGCCGTCGCGATCGGCGAATGGTCGGGACACCCCCTGCTGCTGGCCACCTTCGGGCCGACCGGGGTGCTGATCTTCGGCTTTCCCCAGGTCCCCTTCGCCCAGCCGCGCAACGTGCTGGGCGGCTACCTCATCGCCGGCCTGTGCGGCCTGGCCGTCTGCGCCCTGCTGGGCTCCGGCCCCTGGGCGCCGATCCCGGCGGTGGGGCTGGCCATGTTCCTGATGATGCTGTCGCAGACCGTGCACCCGCCGGCCGCGGGCCTGCCGATCGTCATCGCCATGACCGATCCCGGCTGGGCCTTCCTGGGCTTTCCGGTGATGGCCGGGGCCCTGCTGATGGTGCTGGCCGGCCTGCTGTTCAACCGGCTGGGCCGCCAGGCCGAACGGCAGGAGCGGTCGACCCGGCGCGGCCGCCGCGCCCGCGCCGCCGCCAAGGCACCGTTGCGCCCCCCACCCTGA
- a CDS encoding glutathione S-transferase family protein — protein sequence MILIGQFDSPFVRRVGIALTLYDLPYEHRPWSAFGDGEKVRAYNPLGRVPTLVLDDGAVLVDSHGILDYLDGLVPVEQALFPAAQPARRQAMAVAGLATGLADKAVSLFYEQRLHAQVSPVWVERCRAQITGVLRALEADRAGRAGEYWFGPRIGHADIAVAVVLRFLAEVHGDVARVADYPALAAHAARLEALPAFLAVQQPFIPPA from the coding sequence ATGATCCTCATCGGCCAATTCGACTCCCCCTTCGTGCGCCGGGTCGGCATTGCGCTCACCCTCTACGATCTGCCCTATGAGCACCGGCCGTGGTCGGCGTTCGGGGATGGGGAGAAGGTGCGGGCGTATAACCCGTTGGGCCGGGTGCCCACGCTGGTGCTGGACGATGGCGCGGTGCTGGTCGACAGCCATGGCATCCTCGATTACCTCGATGGCCTGGTCCCCGTGGAACAGGCCCTGTTCCCGGCAGCGCAGCCGGCGCGGCGCCAGGCGATGGCGGTGGCGGGGCTGGCCACCGGGCTGGCCGACAAGGCGGTGAGCCTGTTCTATGAGCAGCGGCTGCATGCGCAGGTGTCGCCGGTCTGGGTCGAGCGGTGCCGGGCGCAGATCACCGGCGTGCTGCGCGCGCTGGAAGCCGATCGGGCCGGGCGGGCGGGCGAGTACTGGTTCGGGCCTCGCATCGGCCATGCCGATATCGCCGTCGCCGTGGTGCTGCGGTTCCTGGCCGAGGTTCATGGCGACGTGGCGCGGGTCGCGGATTATCCCGCCCTCGCCGCCCATGCCGCGCGGCTGGAGGCGCTGCCGGCGTTCTTGGCCGTCCAGCAGCCGTTCATCCCGCCGGCGTGA
- a CDS encoding nucleotidyl transferase AbiEii/AbiGii toxin family protein: MIEKRELLAIAKQTSLTPHVVEKDYVLGWMLAGIYSHEELVENWVFKGGTCLKKCFFETYRFSEDLDFTLRDEGHLDKEFLKRVFAEIGEWIYDETGIEVPAARQEFDIYQNPRGTISCQGKISYKGPISSSHGLPRIKLDLTADERIVLSPIQTQIFHPYSDAPEDGISVLAYDYVEAFAEKFRALAERTRPRDLYDVVNLYRNTEARPEPRRFVEVLRQKCEHKGIGLPQIADLELHREELEAGWVHMLDHQLPALLPVAAFWDALPEIFDWLHGQAIPALAAMPIGGTSMLIRDRIVGLPVGTSGQGYIEVIRFAAANRLLVEIDYRDQQGKRSTRLIEAYSLRRTQADDVLLMAVRSDNGEPRSYRVDSILGAKPTQTTFTARYPIELTPTGTESIPRKSSTPRITTQRAGAWPSPTAGRSSSRAGLSTASGPTYVFKCSVCGKTFNKKTYDGSLNPHKNRKSGFQCYGTFGTYVTTKY, from the coding sequence ATGATCGAAAAACGCGAACTCCTTGCCATCGCAAAGCAGACATCCCTCACGCCTCATGTCGTCGAGAAAGACTATGTGTTGGGCTGGATGCTCGCAGGCATTTACAGCCACGAGGAGCTTGTTGAGAATTGGGTGTTCAAGGGTGGCACCTGCTTGAAGAAGTGCTTCTTCGAGACCTATCGCTTCTCCGAAGACCTCGATTTCACGCTGCGCGACGAAGGTCACCTTGACAAAGAATTCTTGAAACGCGTCTTCGCCGAGATCGGTGAGTGGATTTATGACGAGACTGGCATCGAAGTGCCGGCCGCCCGCCAGGAGTTTGATATCTACCAGAACCCGCGCGGCACCATCTCCTGCCAAGGCAAGATCAGCTACAAAGGCCCTATCTCGTCGAGCCACGGCTTGCCCCGGATCAAACTCGATTTGACCGCCGACGAACGGATCGTCCTGTCGCCCATTCAGACGCAGATTTTCCACCCGTACTCGGACGCCCCCGAGGACGGGATCAGCGTGCTTGCCTATGACTATGTCGAGGCCTTCGCAGAGAAGTTCCGCGCGCTGGCCGAGCGCACGCGACCGCGTGACCTCTACGACGTCGTGAACCTCTATCGGAACACCGAGGCGCGGCCGGAGCCGCGGCGCTTCGTCGAAGTTCTGCGCCAGAAGTGTGAGCATAAGGGTATAGGCTTGCCGCAAATCGCGGACCTGGAACTACACCGCGAGGAGTTGGAGGCGGGGTGGGTTCACATGCTGGACCATCAGCTTCCCGCACTGCTTCCGGTGGCCGCCTTTTGGGATGCGCTTCCAGAAATCTTCGATTGGCTGCATGGCCAGGCGATTCCTGCGCTCGCGGCCATGCCGATTGGCGGAACCAGTATGCTAATCCGCGACCGAATCGTTGGTCTGCCTGTCGGTACTTCCGGTCAAGGCTACATTGAGGTCATAAGGTTTGCCGCCGCCAATCGGCTTCTTGTGGAAATCGACTACCGAGACCAGCAAGGGAAACGGTCAACGCGGCTCATCGAGGCCTACTCACTACGCCGAACGCAGGCCGATGACGTTCTTCTCATGGCCGTGCGCTCTGACAACGGCGAGCCGCGCAGCTACCGTGTCGATAGCATCCTTGGCGCCAAGCCAACACAGACGACCTTCACCGCGCGCTATCCGATAGAGTTGACGCCGACAGGCACAGAGTCAATCCCGCGCAAATCCAGCACGCCACGCATAACAACACAACGGGCTGGCGCTTGGCCGAGCCCGACGGCAGGTCGCTCTTCAAGTCGTGCCGGCTTGAGCACGGCGAGCGGGCCAACCTACGTTTTCAAATGCTCGGTCTGTGGGAAAACCTTCAACAAGAAGACCTACGACGGCTCCCTCAACCCGCATAAGAACCGCAAGTCCGGCTTCCAATGCTACGGTACCTTCGGCACGTATGTGACGACCAAATACTAG
- a CDS encoding TIGR02302 family protein, which yields MAGETSNARFGRRLAAARLALWWEALWPALWPGLGVAGLFVALAWAGVIERLPATIHAMTLGLFGLWLLWAWRRVPEALALPARERARRRLETDNAVPHRALEVLDDSLGLDNGDDPMTHALWHSHRARAAARVDGLRVKAPSPELFRHDPYALRAAVILALVVTGVAAGPLAASRLGQALVPHFGRGGAGGGGEATGFTAWITPPGYTRLPPVYLGAQGAAPGLGLRVPAGASVIARLYGTVAGAIAIDDEARDLEQIEPGTFAGETTVTAGSLLRLLDDGSELAAWPIEVIADAPPTVGFPAPLGASERRSLRIAFEAHDDYGVASVALRLRLGGPGRPGVEPLVVVPLGGSTGRPEAKGTVFKDLTAHPWAGLDVIAELTATDAIGQVARSAPVTIALPERNFRNPVARAVIAQRKRLVANPTQRRAVAQALAGIADEPQAYGGRLAVFLALDVATITLVRHAAPETDAAMVDLLWDLALDLEEGRVAGAEAALRAAQEALEQALQNGASDAEIARLMDDLRAAMSEYLQAMTEEAMRRGIDPDAAQAMPNGQMITSEDLARMLDEAQRAAESGSREEAQRMLSDLREMLENLQAMQSMMEPGSQAQSMNQGLNELGQMLRQQQQLRDRAFAEQQRQQGDGAMPGEQGQPRPGQGSQPGQGGQPGRNGQPGGMGQMAADQEALRQQLGDLLRQLGEAGVPLPDALARADQAMGQAQGALEGNNPGAAAQAQGEALSALREGMGALSEEMARQLGTDPGQGPAAKAAPAPTATP from the coding sequence ATGGCGGGCGAGACCAGCAACGCGCGCTTCGGCCGCCGTCTCGCCGCCGCCCGCCTCGCCCTGTGGTGGGAGGCGCTGTGGCCCGCCCTGTGGCCGGGCCTGGGCGTCGCCGGCCTGTTCGTGGCCCTGGCCTGGGCCGGCGTGATCGAGCGCCTGCCCGCCACCATCCATGCCATGACGCTGGGCCTGTTCGGCCTGTGGCTGCTGTGGGCCTGGCGCCGGGTGCCCGAGGCCCTGGCCCTGCCGGCGCGCGAGCGCGCCCGCCGCCGCCTGGAGACCGACAATGCGGTGCCCCACCGGGCGCTGGAGGTGCTGGACGACAGCCTAGGCCTGGACAACGGCGACGACCCGATGACCCACGCCCTGTGGCACAGCCACCGCGCCCGGGCCGCCGCCCGGGTGGACGGCCTGCGGGTGAAGGCGCCTTCCCCTGAGCTGTTCCGCCACGACCCCTATGCCCTGCGCGCCGCCGTGATCCTGGCCCTGGTGGTGACCGGCGTGGCCGCCGGGCCGCTGGCCGCCTCGCGCTTAGGACAAGCCCTGGTGCCCCATTTCGGCCGGGGCGGGGCGGGCGGCGGCGGCGAGGCCACCGGCTTTACCGCCTGGATCACCCCGCCCGGCTATACCCGCCTGCCCCCGGTCTACCTGGGGGCCCAGGGGGCGGCACCCGGCTTGGGGCTACGCGTGCCCGCGGGTGCCAGCGTCATCGCCCGGCTTTACGGCACCGTCGCCGGCGCCATCGCGATCGACGACGAGGCCCGGGACCTGGAACAGATCGAGCCGGGCACCTTCGCCGGCGAGACCACCGTGACCGCGGGCAGCCTGTTGCGCCTGCTGGACGATGGCAGCGAGCTGGCCGCCTGGCCGATCGAGGTGATCGCCGACGCGCCGCCCACCGTGGGCTTCCCCGCCCCGCTGGGCGCCAGCGAACGGCGGTCCTTACGCATCGCCTTCGAGGCCCATGACGATTACGGCGTCGCCAGCGTCGCCCTGCGCCTGCGCTTAGGCGGCCCCGGCCGCCCCGGCGTCGAGCCCCTGGTGGTGGTGCCGCTAGGCGGCAGCACCGGCCGGCCCGAGGCCAAGGGCACGGTGTTCAAGGACCTGACCGCCCACCCCTGGGCCGGGCTGGACGTGATCGCCGAATTGACCGCGACCGATGCCATCGGCCAGGTGGCGCGATCCGCCCCCGTCACCATCGCCCTGCCCGAGCGCAATTTCCGCAATCCGGTGGCCCGCGCCGTGATCGCCCAGCGCAAGCGCCTGGTCGCCAACCCGACCCAGCGCCGCGCCGTGGCCCAGGCCCTGGCCGGCATCGCCGACGAACCCCAAGCCTATGGCGGCCGTCTGGCGGTGTTCCTCGCCCTCGATGTCGCCACCATCACCCTGGTGCGCCATGCCGCGCCCGAGACCGACGCCGCCATGGTCGACCTGCTGTGGGACCTGGCGCTCGACCTCGAGGAGGGCCGCGTGGCCGGGGCCGAGGCCGCCCTGCGCGCCGCCCAGGAGGCGCTGGAGCAGGCCTTGCAGAACGGCGCCTCGGATGCCGAGATCGCCCGCCTGATGGACGACCTGCGCGCCGCCATGAGCGAATACCTCCAGGCCATGACCGAGGAGGCGATGCGCCGCGGCATCGACCCCGACGCCGCCCAGGCCATGCCCAACGGCCAGATGATCACCAGCGAGGACCTGGCCCGCATGCTGGACGAGGCCCAGCGCGCCGCCGAAAGCGGCTCGCGCGAGGAAGCCCAGCGCATGCTCTCGGACCTGCGCGAGATGCTGGAAAACCTCCAGGCCATGCAGTCGATGATGGAGCCGGGCAGCCAGGCCCAATCGATGAACCAGGGCCTGAACGAACTGGGCCAGATGCTGCGCCAGCAGCAGCAGTTGCGCGACCGCGCCTTTGCCGAGCAGCAGCGCCAGCAGGGCGACGGCGCCATGCCCGGCGAGCAGGGCCAGCCCCGCCCCGGCCAGGGCAGCCAGCCGGGCCAGGGCGGCCAACCCGGGCGCAATGGCCAGCCCGGCGGCATGGGCCAGATGGCCGCCGACCAGGAAGCCCTGCGCCAGCAACTGGGCGATTTGCTGCGCCAGTTGGGCGAGGCCGGCGTGCCCCTGCCCGATGCGCTCGCCCGGGCCGACCAGGCCATGGGCCAGGCCCAGGGCGCCCTGGAAGGCAACAACCCCGGTGCCGCGGCGCAAGCCCAGGGCGAGGCCCTGAGCGCCCTGCGCGAAGGCATGGGCGCCTTGAGCGAGGAAATGGCCCGCCAACTGGGCACCGACCCCGGCCAGGGCCCGGCGGCCAAGGCCGCGCCGGCACCGACCGCGACCCCTTAG